Proteins found in one Salvia splendens isolate huo1 chromosome 10, SspV2, whole genome shotgun sequence genomic segment:
- the LOC121752817 gene encoding uncharacterized protein LOC121752817 — protein MSFNPLSAILKEHKLEGHNYIVWKQNLDIVLTAEEYKYVLTTECPSEPAANASAAVKETYRKWCKANEMVKCYMLASMSTVLQHQHQGMNTATEIMNNLNNLFGTQNRAAKSLAFRSIMIKVMKEGTSSLPASYQQFKLNFEMNKRAYTLAELLTELLSAEDLMVQTKAAMMSSRPSSSGSKPGKGKKKAQNVVAPKIAKGKKKRVNTNKKQSGKCFKCGEHID, from the exons atgtcgttcaatcctctttccgctaTTCTTAAAGAACACAAACTCGAAGGTCATAACTATATCgtatggaaacaaaacttggatatCGTTCTAACTGCCGAAGAGTACAAATATGTGCTCACTACTGAATGTCCATCTGAACCTGCTGCAAATGCTTCTGCAGCAGTGAAAGAAACATACAGAAAGTGGTGTAAAGCCAATGAGATGGtgaagtgctacatgttggcttctatgtcaacAGTacttcaacatcaacatcaaggTATGAACACTGCTACTGAGATTATGAACAATCTTAATaacctttttggtactcagaatcgagcgGCTAAATCTTTAGCCTTTCGGAGCATCATGATTAAGGTTATGAAGGAGGGCacatct AGTTTGCCAGCTAGCtatcagcagttcaagctcaatttcgagatgaacaagaGGGCTTACACCCTAGCTGAACTGTTGACTGAGTTGCTGTCAGCGGAGGATCTTATGGTCCAGACAAAGGCTGCTATGATGAGTTCTAGGCCGTCTTCCTCAGGCTCTAAGCCAGGTAAGGGGAAGAAGAAAGCCCAGAATGTTGTAGCACCAAAGATAGCTAAGGGCAAAAAGAAACGGGTGAACACGAACAAGAAGCAAAGTGGCAAGTGTTTCAAATGCGGcgagcat atagattag
- the LOC121750527 gene encoding probable pectinesterase 53, with translation MSPAMLLLLLLLLSAISHSKGLRRSRPRWHEVVNMSGVEYSEQQFMKWVNYVGSLKHSVFKAAKNKVFPSYTLTVDKNPLSGDFTTIQDAIDSLPPVNLVRVVITVHAGVYSEKVTIPQLKSFITIEGAGADKTIVEWGDTAQTLDPNGRPLGTYGSATFAVNSPYFIAKNITFKNTTPVPALGAVGKQAVAFRVSADTASFVGCKFLGAQDTLYDHVGRHYYKDCYIEGSVDFIFGNGLSLFENCDVHAIAPVTGAVTAQGRSSILDDTGFSFVNCRVTGSGALYLGRAWGPFSTVVFANTYMDNIIIPKGWYNWGDPSREMTVFYGQYKCTGPGANFAGRVSWSRELTDAEARPFISLTFIDGSEWINM, from the exons atGTCTCCGGcgatgttgttgttgttgttgttgttgttgagcGCGATTTCGCATAGCAAGGGCTTGAGGCGATCAAGGCCGCGGTGGCACGAGGTCGTGAACATGTCCGGGGTTGAGTACTCGGAGCAGCAGTTCATGAAGTGGGTGAATTATGTGGGAAGCTTGAAGCATTCGGTGTTCAAGGCCGCGAAGAACAAGGTGTTCCCTTCGTACACTCTCACCGTCGACAAGAATCCGTTGAGCGGAGATTTCACGACCATTCAGGACGCCATCGATTCTCTCCCTCCCGTCAATCTTGTCCGAGTAGTCATCACGGTTCATGCAGGAGTCTACTC GGAGAAGGTGACGATACCTCAGTTGAAATCGTTCATAACAATAGAAGGGGCGGGAGCCGACAAAACAATAGTTGAATGGGGCGACACGGCGCAAACACTCGACCCCAACGGCCGGCCCCTTGGCACATACGGCTCCGCTACTTTCGCAGTTAATTCCCCTTATTTTATAGCCAAGAACATCACTTTCAAG AACACGACGCCGGTGCCAGCGCTGGGGGCGGTGGGGAAGCAGGCAGTGGCATTCCGGGTATCGGCGGACACAGCGTCGTTCGTGGGGTGCAAGTTCCTGGGGGCGCAGGACACGCTGTACGACCACGTGGGCCGGCATTACTACAAGGACTGCTACATCGAGGGATCGGTCGACTTCATCTTCGGCAACGGACTTTCCTTGTTCGAG AACTGCGACGTGCACGCGATAGCGCCGGTGACGGGGGCGGTGACGGCGCAGGGGAGGAGCAGCATTCTGGACGACACGGGGTTCTCGTTCGTGAACTGCAGAGTGACGGGGTCGGGCGCGCTCTATCTCGGGAGGGCGTGGGGCCCTTTCTCAACCGTCGTCTTCGCCAACACTTACATGGACAACATTATCATTCCTAAGGGATGGTACAATTGGGGCGATCCTTCTAGAGAAAT GACTGTATTTTATGGACAATACAAGTGCACAGGGCCAGGGGCTAATTTTGCGGGAAGAGTTTCATGGTCAAGAGAGCTTACTGATGCAGAAGCACGACCTTTCATTTCCCTCACTTTCATTGATGGGTCTGAGTGGATCAATATGTAA